A single Nycticebus coucang isolate mNycCou1 chromosome 16, mNycCou1.pri, whole genome shotgun sequence DNA region contains:
- the LOC128567803 gene encoding LOW QUALITY PROTEIN: eukaryotic initiation factor 4A-I-like (The sequence of the model RefSeq protein was modified relative to this genomic sequence to represent the inferred CDS: inserted 1 base in 1 codon), with amino-acid sequence MSVSQDSRSRDNGPDGMEPKGVIESNWNEIVDSVDDMNLSESLLHGIYTYGFEKPSAIQQRAILPCIKGYDVIIQGQSGTGKTATFAISILQQIELDLKATQALVLALTRELAQQIRKVVMALGDYMGASCHACIGGTNVHAEVQKLQMEAPHIIVGTPGRVFDMLNRRYLSPKYIKMFVLDEADEMLSRGFKDQIYDIFQKLNSNTQVVLLSATMPSDALEVTKKFMRDPIRILVKKEELTLEGIRQFYINVEREEWKLDTLCDLYETLTITQAVIFINTWRKXDWLTEKMHARDFTVSAMHGDMDQKERDVIMREFHSGSSRVLITTDLLARGIDVQQVSLVINYDLPTNRENHRIGRGGRFGRKGVAINMVTEEDKRTLRDIETFYNTSIEEMPLNIADLI; translated from the exons ATGTCTGTGAGCCAGGATTCCCGATCTAGAGACAATGGACCTGATGGGATGGAGCCCAAAGGCGTCATTGAGAGTAACTGGAATGAGATTGTTGACAGCGTCGATGACATGAATCTCTCGGAGTCCCTCCTCCATGGTATCTACACCTATGGTTTTGAGAAGCCCTCTGCCATCCAGCAGCGAGCCATTCTTCCTTGTATCAAGGGTTATGATGTGATCATTCAAGGCCAATCTGGGACTGGGAAAACAGCCACATTTGCTATCTCGATTTTGCAGCAGATTGAATTGGATCTAAAGGCCACTCAGGCCTTAGTCTTAGCACTCACTCGAGAATTGGCTCAGCAGATACGGAAGgtggtcatggcattaggagatTACATGGGTGCCTCCTGTCATGCCTGCATTGGGGGCACCAATGTTCATGCTGAAGTGCAAAAACTGCAAATGGAAGCTCCCCATATCATTGTGGGTACCCCTGGCCGAGTGTTTGATATGCTTAACCGGAGATACCTGTCTCCCAAATACATCAAGATGTTTGTACTGGATGAAGCTGATGAAATGTTAAGCCGTGGATTTAAGGACCAGATCTATGACATATTCCAAAAGCTCAACAGCAACACCCAGGTGGTTTTGCTGTCAGCTACAATGCCTTCTGATGCGCTTGAGGTGACCAAGAAGTTCATGAGGGACCCTATTCGGATTCTTGTCAAGAAGGAAGAGTTGACCCTGGAGGGTATTCGCCAATTCTACATCAATGTGGAACGAGAGGAGTGGAAGCTGGACACACTGTGTGACTTGTATGAAACCCTGACCATCACCCAGGCAGTCATCTTCATCAACACCTGGAGGA TTGATTGGCTCACTGAGAAGATGCATGCCCGAGATTTCACTGTGTCTGCCATGCATGGAGATATGGACCAAAAGGAACGAGATGTGATCATGAGAGAGTTCCATTCTGGCTCAAGCCGAGTATTGATTACCACTGACCTGCTGGCCAGAGGCATAGATGTGCAACAGGTTTCTTTAGTCATCAACTATGATCTTCCTACCAACAGAGAAAACCACAGAATTGGTCGTGGTGGACGCTTTGGCCGTAAGGGTGTGGCTATCAACATGGTGACAGAAGAAGATAAGAGGACTCTTAGAGACATCGAGACCTTCTACAACACCTCCATCGAGGAGATGCCCCTCAACATTGCAGACCTCATCTGA
- the CSTA gene encoding cystatin-A — MIPGGLTEAKPATPEIQEIANKIKPQLEEKTNKNYEEFEAEEYKTQVVAGINYYIKIRVGENRYIHVKVFQSLPYQNQELTLSGYQTDKRKEDELTGF, encoded by the exons ATGATACCTGGAGGTTTAACTGAAGCCAAACCTGCCACTCCAGAAATCCAGGAGATTGCTAACAAG ATTAAACCACAgcttgaagaaaaaacaaataagaattaTGAAGAATTTGAAGCTGAAGAGTATAAAACTCAAGTAGTTGCTGGAATAAATTACTACATTAAG ATACGAGTAGGCGAAAATCGTTATATTCACGTGAAAGTATTCCAAAGTCTTCCTTATCAAAATCAGGAGTTGACGCTTTCTGGTTACCAGACTGACAAACGCAAGGAAGATGAGCTGACTGGCTTTTAG
- the LOC128567807 gene encoding securin-like, producing the protein MATLIFVDKENGEPATRVAPKDGLKLKSRHSVKALDGRSQVSTPLVGKMFDAPSALPKAARKALGTVNRTTEKSVKTNGPLKQKQLNFPAKKVIEKTTEAKSSVPAADDTYPEIEKFFPFNPLDFESFDLPEEHQIADLPLNGVPLMILDEERNFEKLLKLGPPSPVKMLSPPWESDPLQSPSSILSTLDVELPPVCYDIDT; encoded by the coding sequence ATGGCTACTCTGATTTTTGTCGATAAGGAAAATGGAGAACCAGCCACTCGTGTGGCTCCTAAAGATGGGCTGAAGTTGAAGTCTAGACATTCAGTCAAAGCTTTAGATGGGAGATCTCAGGTTTCAACACCACTTGTTGGCAAAATGTTTGATGCTCCGTCAGCCTTACCTAAAGCTGCCAGAAAGGCTTTGGGAACTGTCAACAGAACTACAGAAAAGTCAGTAAAGACTAATGGACCCCTCAAACAAAAACAGCTAAACTTTCCTGCAAAAAAGGTGATTGAGAAGACCACTGAAGCAAAAAGCTCTGTTCCTGCCGCAGATGACACCtatccagaaatagaaaaattctttcctttcaaTCCTCTAGATTTTGAGAGTTTTGACCTGCCCGAAGAGCACCAGATTGCAGACCTCCCCTTGAATGGAGTGCCTCTCATGATTCTTGATGAGGAGAGAAATTTTGAAAAGCTGTTAAAGCTGGGTCCCCCTTCACCTGTGAAGATGCTCTCTCCACCATGGGAATCTGATCCATTGCAGTCTCCTTCAAGCATTCTGTCGACCTTGGATGTTGAGTTGCCACCTGTTTGCTATGACATAGATACTTGA